The following coding sequences lie in one Paracidovorax avenae genomic window:
- a CDS encoding SDR family oxidoreductase codes for MKVANGTPRIAVVTGAGSGIGKAAALALLGAGWSVVLAGRREALLQAVVEEGGGADRALAVPTDVADPQAVERLFAQAVQRFGRVDLLFNNAGVGAPAVPLEDLPIDEWKRVVDINLNGMFYCLREAFRVMKAQSPQGGRIINNGSISAHAPRPNSIAYTATKHAVMGLTKTASLDGRKYDIAVGQIDVGNAGTELAQRMTQGVPQANGRIAAEPLMDVGIVARSVLYMAELPLEANVLFHTVMATKMPFVGRG; via the coding sequence ATGAAGGTTGCGAACGGAACGCCGCGTATCGCGGTGGTGACGGGTGCCGGCTCGGGCATCGGCAAGGCGGCGGCGCTGGCCCTGCTGGGTGCCGGCTGGTCGGTGGTGCTGGCCGGGCGCCGCGAAGCGCTGCTGCAGGCCGTGGTGGAGGAGGGGGGTGGAGCCGACCGTGCTTTGGCCGTGCCCACGGACGTTGCGGATCCGCAGGCCGTGGAGCGGTTGTTCGCCCAGGCCGTCCAGCGGTTCGGCCGCGTGGACCTGCTGTTCAACAACGCCGGGGTGGGCGCGCCTGCGGTGCCGCTGGAAGACCTGCCGATCGATGAATGGAAGCGCGTGGTGGACATCAACCTGAACGGGATGTTCTATTGCCTGCGCGAGGCGTTCCGGGTGATGAAGGCGCAGAGCCCGCAGGGGGGGCGGATCATCAACAACGGCTCGATCTCGGCCCATGCCCCGAGGCCGAACTCCATCGCCTACACGGCCACCAAGCATGCCGTCATGGGCCTGACCAAGACCGCCTCGCTGGACGGGCGCAAGTACGACATCGCGGTCGGGCAGATCGACGTGGGCAATGCGGGCACGGAACTGGCGCAGCGCATGACGCAGGGCGTACCCCAGGCCAATGGCCGGATCGCGGCCGAGCCGCTGATGGACGTGGGCATCGTCGCGCGGTCGGTGCTCTACATGGCGGAGCTGCCGCTGGAGGCCAATGTGCTGTTCCACACGGTGATGGCCACCAAGATGCCCTTCGTGGGCAGGGGATGA
- the glgA gene encoding glycogen synthase GlgA: MKILFATSECAPLVKTGGLGDVSAALPPAIAALGHEVMLLMPAYADMPLQGRITGWHSLPAEGPWPAAQLLRVDRGGHEVPLLLLSCPQLYARSGSPYAGAQGEHPDNALRFGLLAHVAARIGTPQSPCGWTADIVHANDWPTALAPLYLRQFRDAAGPRGDTVARSMVTVHNLAFQGVFPMDWAQRLGIEDRHLGIEGAEFWGQLSMLKAGLQYADAITTVSPTYAREIQTPELGFGLDGVLRARADRLQGILNGIDTALWNPSQDPLIPAHFSADRLEGKAACKAALRRTLGLAQDGDRMLFGLVGRMTEQKGIDWVIGGAERLLRQGAQLAILGSGDPALENALRALAKHHPRHMHVTVGFDEDLAHGIEAGSDSFLMPSRFEPCGLNQMYSQAYGTPPVVTPTGGLADSVVDADDPAGNGTGFVLRGSSQAAFDQAVGRALHLWKTAPDAWRRLQRNGMQRDFGWTASARAYLQAYGAARNRAETRPQTASALSYRKPRPAAEY, encoded by the coding sequence ATGAAGATTCTCTTCGCCACATCGGAATGCGCCCCGCTGGTCAAGACCGGCGGCCTGGGCGACGTCAGCGCCGCGCTGCCGCCCGCCATCGCGGCCCTGGGCCACGAGGTGATGCTGCTCATGCCCGCATATGCGGACATGCCCCTGCAGGGCCGGATCACCGGCTGGCACTCGCTGCCCGCCGAAGGCCCCTGGCCCGCCGCGCAACTGCTGCGCGTGGACCGCGGCGGGCACGAGGTGCCCCTGCTGCTGCTCTCCTGCCCGCAGCTCTACGCGCGCTCCGGTTCGCCCTACGCCGGCGCGCAGGGGGAACACCCGGACAATGCCCTGCGCTTCGGCCTGCTCGCCCATGTGGCCGCGCGCATCGGCACGCCGCAATCGCCGTGCGGCTGGACCGCGGACATCGTCCACGCCAATGACTGGCCCACCGCACTGGCGCCGCTCTACCTGCGGCAGTTCCGCGACGCGGCCGGCCCCCGGGGGGATACCGTGGCGCGCAGCATGGTCACGGTGCACAACCTGGCTTTCCAGGGCGTTTTCCCCATGGACTGGGCGCAGCGCCTCGGCATCGAGGACCGGCACCTGGGTATCGAGGGCGCCGAATTCTGGGGCCAGCTCTCCATGCTCAAGGCCGGCCTGCAGTACGCGGACGCCATCACCACCGTCAGCCCCACCTACGCACGCGAGATCCAGACGCCCGAACTCGGCTTCGGCCTGGACGGCGTGCTCCGCGCCCGTGCGGACCGGCTGCAGGGCATCCTCAACGGCATCGACACCGCGCTGTGGAATCCGTCGCAGGACCCGCTGATCCCGGCGCACTTCTCCGCCGACCGCCTGGAGGGCAAGGCTGCCTGCAAGGCCGCACTGCGCCGGACGCTGGGACTTGCGCAGGATGGTGACCGCATGCTGTTCGGCCTCGTCGGCCGGATGACCGAGCAAAAAGGCATCGACTGGGTGATCGGCGGCGCCGAGCGCCTGCTGCGCCAGGGCGCGCAACTCGCCATCCTGGGCAGCGGCGACCCGGCCCTGGAAAACGCCCTGCGGGCACTGGCGAAGCACCATCCCCGCCACATGCACGTCACCGTGGGCTTCGACGAAGACCTCGCCCACGGCATCGAGGCCGGCAGCGACAGCTTCCTCATGCCTTCCCGCTTCGAACCCTGCGGCCTGAACCAGATGTACAGCCAGGCCTACGGCACGCCGCCCGTGGTCACTCCCACCGGCGGCCTCGCCGATTCGGTGGTGGATGCCGACGACCCGGCGGGCAACGGCACGGGTTTCGTGCTGCGCGGGTCGAGCCAGGCCGCGTTCGACCAGGCCGTAGGCCGCGCCCTGCACCTCTGGAAAACCGCGCCCGACGCCTGGCGCCGCCTGCAGCGCAACGGCATGCAACGCGATTTCGGATGGACCGCCTCGGCCCGGGCGTACCTCCAGGCCTATGGCGCCGCACGTAACCGTGCGGAAACCCGCCCGCAAACGGCCTCAGCCTTGTCCTACAGGAAGCCCCGGCCCGCGGCGGAATACTGA
- a CDS encoding malto-oligosyltrehalose synthase, whose product MNGHHHEGHDGLHERARRAGIALQYASFWGEHREVPPEVLERALSAMGSHADAGALPSPIVVEEGQPAEIEWHGAASWRLVTSEVEAEETVCEGRGPVARLPATLRAGYYRLTGPGTQEERFVIVAPARCWSPDPLRHGERWWGLSVQLYSLRSDRNWGIGDFSDLCDLVATAAAQGAAFVGLSPLHALRMDRPDLASPYSPSSRLALNPLFIDVTAMPEFLRSGPAQSLYADGVFQQRLQALRAAETVQYAEVAAAKEEMLALLWDEFRQGDWESLSPRGLAFQAFMKEHAATLAPHALFEAIQRHLVRTSPDTWGWPAWPEELRDPQGPAAQAFAKDHAEAVAYHMWLQWTAHLQLGQAGERARALMPLGLYCDLAVGASDGGSETWTSQKLYARGMNIGAPPDPLNTQGQDWGLPPLNPVALAAARFMPVRRLLHAVMQPAGALRMDHVMALMRLFWTHGGAGTYVAYPLQALLAVLAIESHRHQCLVIGEDLGNVAPQMREAMAQRTVLSYRPLIFERMDGGAFRPPAQWPAQALAVVSTHDLPTLRGYWSGEDIEVQKRLGWLPDSEAHARSLIERAQDRVRLLMALQEEGLLPPGATVDAQSVPEATPEFTAAVHAYLARTPCWLAAVQIEDAIAQLEQVNVPGSTEDMQPNWRRRLAVPLDRLATHPCFAAVASAMREHRGRPAMQAPVEELPALDTADVPLATYRVQFHKDNTFAAMTAAVPYLHALGISHLYSSPYLKAAPGSTHGYNVVDPTQLNPEIGDEASHAALCDALQAHGLGQLLDIVPNHMGVIDAPNPWWDDVMEHGRSAAHAGFFDIEWEPATASLQGRVLLPMLGGQYGHVVEAGELRLDFDAQAGRFLVCYWDHRLPVDPRHYARIFAAVPAPAPGEADGDSALQVHSLIDAFGRLPDRDTGDEGERAMRLRDAPLHQRRLAELAGAHAWLRQWVAACLAHWNGRKEEPGSFDALDGLLRDQPYRLADWRVAGDDINYRRFFDVNSLAALRMEETSVFEAAHACIFRWLAEGRITGLRIDHPDGLADPAQYFDRLQRRHAALARAAGREPTALYLVVEKILADHEPLPAYWPVHGATGYRFSSLVNGLFVDTASQAAFDDAYTSFTGDTKDFEEAVYECKKHIIETSLYSDLGWLADTLYRIAQADRRTFDFTRNQLRIALTEVAAVFPVYRTYLVPDGTPPSDTDRRHVAWAIAAARRRMGTSEGGVLAYLESVLLGDEGAAPPLRARFIRRWQQFTAPVMAKSVEDTVFYRYVRLVSLNDVGSEPRRFGLTCAAFHQANLQRARHRPHNLLATSTHDSKRSEDLRARLNVLSEIPALWEDTALQLHELGARFATEVDGMQAPRPHDLWALYQALVGIWPTHATEPDERQELRERIQQYMVKAMREAKQQTNWLFPNAAYEDAVARYIDGALSTERFVRELERFVQSIAPYGFRNSLCQLALKLTVPGVPDIYQGCEHWNFSLVDPDNRRPVDFGAMARALEQVQALYGQGAHPSQADWERLMGPVPGPDAKQLVTWRLLHLRQALPDLFRQSTYLPLTLEGHGAEHAFAFARIRDGRAIVVICARLLYGLAAAGWRGTRIAVASAHPVLAKAGVWQEWMTGRRIGADTGEGWSVEEILGEVLPDRPGLPFAVLVGGESGA is encoded by the coding sequence ATGAACGGCCACCACCACGAGGGCCACGACGGCCTGCACGAACGCGCCCGCCGGGCAGGCATCGCGCTCCAGTACGCCAGCTTCTGGGGTGAGCACCGCGAGGTGCCGCCGGAGGTGCTCGAGCGCGCGCTGTCGGCCATGGGATCGCACGCAGACGCTGGTGCGCTACCCTCCCCCATCGTCGTGGAAGAAGGCCAGCCGGCCGAGATCGAATGGCATGGCGCCGCATCCTGGCGGCTGGTCACCAGCGAGGTCGAGGCCGAGGAAACCGTCTGCGAGGGCCGGGGCCCGGTCGCGCGGCTGCCGGCCACGCTGCGCGCGGGCTACTATCGCCTCACAGGGCCTGGAACGCAGGAAGAGCGCTTCGTCATCGTCGCGCCCGCGCGCTGCTGGTCACCCGATCCGCTGCGCCATGGTGAGCGCTGGTGGGGCCTGAGCGTGCAGCTGTATTCGCTGCGCTCGGACCGCAACTGGGGCATCGGCGACTTCTCCGATCTCTGCGACCTGGTGGCGACCGCCGCTGCCCAGGGCGCCGCCTTCGTCGGCCTGAGCCCGCTGCACGCCTTGCGCATGGACCGGCCGGACCTGGCCAGCCCCTACAGCCCGTCCAGCCGCCTGGCGCTCAACCCGCTGTTCATCGACGTGACCGCGATGCCGGAATTCCTGCGCAGCGGCCCGGCGCAGTCGCTCTACGCCGACGGCGTGTTCCAGCAGCGGCTGCAGGCCCTGCGCGCCGCGGAAACGGTGCAGTATGCCGAGGTCGCCGCCGCCAAGGAGGAAATGCTCGCCCTGCTGTGGGACGAGTTCCGCCAGGGCGACTGGGAATCGCTGAGCCCGCGCGGCCTCGCCTTCCAGGCCTTCATGAAGGAGCATGCCGCCACGCTGGCACCGCATGCGCTGTTCGAAGCCATCCAGCGCCATCTCGTGCGCACGTCGCCCGACACCTGGGGCTGGCCTGCCTGGCCCGAGGAACTGCGGGATCCCCAGGGCCCGGCCGCCCAGGCCTTCGCCAAGGACCATGCGGAAGCCGTGGCCTACCACATGTGGCTGCAGTGGACAGCCCACCTGCAGCTCGGGCAGGCGGGCGAGCGCGCCCGCGCCCTCATGCCGCTCGGCCTGTACTGCGACCTGGCCGTGGGCGCGAGCGACGGCGGCTCGGAAACCTGGACCTCGCAGAAGCTGTATGCACGCGGCATGAACATCGGGGCGCCGCCCGATCCGCTGAACACCCAGGGCCAGGACTGGGGCCTGCCGCCGCTCAACCCCGTCGCGCTGGCCGCTGCCCGTTTCATGCCGGTGCGCCGCCTGCTGCATGCCGTCATGCAGCCCGCCGGGGCGCTGCGCATGGACCACGTGATGGCGCTCATGCGCCTTTTCTGGACCCACGGCGGCGCCGGCACCTACGTCGCCTACCCGCTGCAGGCGCTGCTCGCGGTCCTCGCCATCGAAAGCCATCGCCACCAGTGCCTGGTCATCGGCGAAGACCTGGGCAACGTGGCGCCGCAGATGCGCGAGGCCATGGCGCAGCGCACCGTCCTTTCCTACCGCCCGCTCATCTTCGAACGCATGGATGGCGGCGCCTTCCGGCCGCCCGCGCAGTGGCCGGCGCAGGCGCTGGCCGTGGTGAGCACGCACGACCTGCCCACATTGCGCGGCTACTGGTCCGGCGAAGACATCGAGGTGCAGAAGCGCCTGGGCTGGCTGCCGGATTCGGAAGCCCACGCGCGCAGCCTGATCGAGCGCGCACAGGACCGTGTCCGATTGCTGATGGCGCTGCAGGAAGAAGGCCTTCTGCCCCCCGGCGCCACGGTGGATGCCCAATCCGTGCCCGAGGCCACGCCGGAGTTCACGGCCGCTGTGCATGCCTACCTGGCGCGCACCCCCTGCTGGCTCGCGGCGGTGCAGATCGAGGATGCCATCGCACAGCTCGAACAGGTCAACGTGCCCGGCTCCACCGAGGACATGCAGCCCAACTGGCGCCGGCGCCTCGCCGTGCCGCTGGACCGGTTGGCCACGCACCCCTGCTTCGCCGCCGTGGCCTCCGCCATGCGCGAGCACCGGGGGCGCCCCGCCATGCAGGCCCCCGTGGAAGAACTGCCCGCGCTCGACACCGCGGACGTTCCGCTCGCGACCTACCGCGTGCAGTTCCACAAGGACAACACCTTCGCGGCCATGACCGCCGCCGTCCCCTACCTGCACGCGCTGGGCATCAGCCATCTCTACAGCTCGCCCTACCTCAAGGCCGCCCCCGGCAGCACGCACGGCTACAACGTGGTCGATCCCACGCAGCTGAACCCGGAAATCGGCGACGAGGCCAGCCATGCCGCCCTGTGCGATGCCCTGCAGGCGCATGGCCTCGGCCAGTTGCTGGACATCGTGCCCAACCACATGGGCGTGATCGACGCCCCCAACCCCTGGTGGGACGACGTGATGGAACACGGGCGGTCCGCCGCCCATGCCGGCTTCTTCGACATCGAATGGGAGCCCGCCACCGCCAGCCTGCAGGGCCGCGTGCTGCTGCCCATGCTCGGCGGGCAGTACGGCCACGTGGTGGAAGCCGGCGAACTGCGCCTGGATTTCGACGCACAGGCCGGCCGCTTCCTGGTGTGCTACTGGGACCACCGGCTGCCGGTGGACCCCCGGCACTACGCCCGCATCTTCGCGGCCGTGCCCGCACCGGCCCCCGGCGAAGCCGATGGCGACAGCGCGCTGCAGGTGCACTCCCTCATCGATGCCTTCGGCCGCCTGCCCGACCGCGACACCGGTGACGAAGGCGAGCGCGCCATGCGCCTGCGCGATGCCCCCCTCCACCAGCGGCGCCTCGCGGAACTGGCCGGGGCCCATGCGTGGCTGCGCCAGTGGGTCGCCGCCTGCCTGGCCCACTGGAACGGCCGGAAGGAAGAGCCCGGCAGCTTCGACGCGCTGGACGGCCTGCTGCGCGACCAGCCCTACCGCCTGGCGGACTGGCGCGTGGCCGGCGACGACATCAACTACCGCCGGTTCTTCGACGTGAACTCCCTCGCTGCGCTGCGCATGGAGGAAACCTCCGTGTTCGAGGCTGCGCACGCCTGCATCTTCCGCTGGCTGGCAGAGGGCCGCATCACCGGCCTGCGCATCGACCACCCGGACGGCCTGGCCGATCCCGCGCAGTACTTCGACCGCCTGCAGCGGCGCCATGCGGCCCTCGCCCGCGCCGCCGGCCGCGAGCCCACGGCGCTCTACCTCGTGGTGGAAAAGATCCTGGCGGACCACGAACCCCTGCCGGCCTACTGGCCCGTACACGGCGCCACGGGCTACCGGTTCAGCAGCCTGGTCAACGGCCTCTTCGTGGACACCGCATCGCAGGCCGCCTTCGACGACGCCTACACCAGCTTCACCGGCGACACGAAGGATTTCGAGGAAGCGGTGTACGAGTGCAAGAAGCACATCATCGAGACCTCGCTCTACAGCGACCTGGGATGGCTGGCCGACACGCTCTACCGCATCGCCCAGGCGGACCGGCGCACCTTCGATTTCACGCGCAACCAGTTGCGCATCGCCCTGACGGAAGTGGCGGCGGTCTTCCCCGTTTACCGCACCTACCTGGTGCCCGACGGCACGCCCCCCAGTGACACCGACCGTCGCCACGTCGCCTGGGCCATCGCGGCCGCACGCCGCCGCATGGGCACCAGCGAGGGTGGCGTGCTGGCCTATCTCGAAAGCGTCCTGCTCGGCGACGAAGGCGCGGCCCCGCCCCTGCGCGCGCGCTTCATCCGCCGCTGGCAGCAGTTCACGGCCCCGGTCATGGCCAAGTCCGTGGAAGACACGGTTTTCTACCGCTACGTGCGCCTCGTCTCGCTGAATGATGTCGGCTCGGAACCGCGCCGATTCGGCCTCACCTGCGCGGCCTTCCACCAGGCCAACCTGCAGCGCGCCCGCCACCGCCCGCACAACCTGCTGGCCACCTCCACGCACGACAGCAAGCGGTCCGAAGACCTCCGCGCCCGCCTCAACGTGCTTTCGGAAATCCCCGCGTTGTGGGAAGACACCGCCCTGCAGCTGCACGAGCTGGGCGCGCGCTTCGCCACCGAGGTGGACGGTATGCAGGCCCCGCGGCCGCACGACCTCTGGGCCCTCTACCAGGCACTGGTCGGCATCTGGCCCACCCATGCCACCGAGCCGGACGAGCGCCAGGAACTGCGCGAACGCATCCAGCAGTACATGGTCAAGGCCATGCGCGAGGCCAAGCAACAGACCAACTGGCTGTTCCCGAACGCGGCCTATGAAGATGCGGTGGCGCGCTATATCGACGGTGCGCTCTCGACCGAGCGCTTCGTGCGCGAGCTCGAAAGGTTCGTGCAGTCCATCGCGCCCTATGGCTTCCGCAACAGCCTCTGCCAGCTCGCGCTCAAGCTCACGGTGCCCGGCGTGCCGGACATCTACCAGGGCTGCGAACACTGGAACTTCAGTCTCGTGGACCCGGACAACCGCCGCCCCGTGGATTTCGGCGCCATGGCACGGGCCCTGGAGCAGGTGCAGGCGCTCTACGGCCAGGGCGCCCATCCGTCGCAGGCGGACTGGGAACGCCTCATGGGCCCGGTGCCCGGCCCGGACGCGAAGCAACTGGTCACCTGGCGCCTGCTGCACCTGCGGCAGGCCCTGCCCGACCTGTTCCGCCAGTCCACCTACCTGCCGCTCACGCTGGAAGGCCATGGTGCCGAGCATGCGTTCGCCTTCGCCCGCATCCGGGACGGCCGGGCCATCGTGGTCATCTGCGCGCGCCTGCTCTACGGCCTGGCAGCGGCCGGGTGGCGCGGCACCCGGATCGCGGTCGCGTCCGCCCACCCCGTGCTGGCCAAGGCCGGCGTCTGGCAGGAATGGATGACGGGCCGGCGCATCGGCGCCGACACCGGGGAAGGATGGAGCGTGGAGGAAATCCTCGGGGAAGTGCTTCCGGACCGTCCCGGCCTGCCGTTCGCGGTGCTCGTGGGCGGAGAATCCGGCGCATGA
- the treZ gene encoding malto-oligosyltrehalose trehalohydrolase gives MKHQHDMPIGARLLPEGGVHFTLWAPAASRLTLHHRRAPGAQPMQAPARQDADGFWQATVSEAGPDTLYQWQADDGPLVPDPASRSNPDGPHGPSRVTDPAAFEWKTEGWTGRPWNETVLYELHVGTFTPDGTFAAAMERLPWLAGQGFTAIELMPVATFGGRHGWGYDGVLPFAPHPAYGTPDDMKRFIDRAHALGLMVFLDVVYNHFGPDGNYLGSYAPAFFSETHHSPWGAAINFDGEDSGPVREFFIQNALYWVREFRIDGLRLDAVHAIVDDGSPHVLDDLAQRVRQATAGRHVHLVLENEKNESQRLAPRPEPTRYDAQWNDDFHHALHVALTGERQGYYADYAHAPLDGLAHSFAGGYVFAPSHRDGDGRRLERTPAAPQPLATMVNFCGNHDQIGNRAFGERLSHLVPQPAAELALLSALLTPATPLVFMGDEFGAETPFLYFADWTGELREAVRQGRQREFRLEAGSGRELPDPCDAATLERSRLDWRQAEGPAGQERLALVRAALSARRQWIAPRLCRLRSGTHTARRVGAAGLQVEWDYDDGARLVMQMNLGTESVDEDPGQGTSASGTPVFQHRWEGGGAWAPWSARWMLQEVPA, from the coding sequence ATGAAGCACCAGCACGACATGCCGATCGGCGCCCGCCTCCTGCCTGAAGGCGGCGTCCACTTCACCCTCTGGGCCCCCGCCGCTTCGCGGCTCACCCTCCACCACCGCAGAGCACCCGGCGCGCAGCCCATGCAGGCTCCGGCCCGCCAGGATGCGGACGGCTTCTGGCAGGCCACCGTGTCCGAAGCCGGCCCCGACACGCTCTACCAATGGCAGGCGGACGACGGCCCGCTGGTGCCCGACCCCGCGTCACGCAGCAATCCCGACGGTCCCCACGGCCCGAGCCGCGTCACCGACCCGGCTGCCTTCGAGTGGAAGACCGAGGGCTGGACAGGCCGGCCGTGGAACGAAACCGTGCTCTACGAACTGCACGTGGGCACCTTCACGCCCGATGGCACGTTCGCCGCGGCCATGGAGCGGCTGCCCTGGCTGGCCGGGCAGGGCTTCACCGCCATCGAGCTCATGCCCGTGGCCACGTTCGGCGGGCGGCATGGCTGGGGCTACGACGGCGTACTGCCGTTCGCGCCGCACCCGGCCTACGGCACGCCGGACGACATGAAGCGCTTCATCGACCGGGCCCATGCGCTCGGCCTGATGGTGTTCCTGGATGTCGTGTACAACCACTTCGGCCCGGACGGCAATTACCTGGGCAGCTACGCCCCGGCCTTCTTCTCGGAAACCCACCACAGTCCCTGGGGCGCGGCCATCAATTTCGACGGCGAGGACAGCGGGCCGGTGCGCGAGTTCTTCATCCAGAATGCGCTCTACTGGGTCCGGGAATTCCGCATCGACGGCCTGCGCCTGGATGCCGTCCATGCCATCGTGGACGATGGTTCTCCCCACGTGCTCGATGACCTCGCGCAGCGCGTGCGGCAGGCCACCGCAGGCCGGCACGTCCACCTCGTCCTCGAGAACGAGAAGAACGAGAGCCAGCGCCTGGCCCCCCGCCCCGAGCCGACGCGCTACGACGCGCAGTGGAACGACGACTTCCATCATGCCCTGCACGTCGCCCTCACCGGCGAGCGCCAGGGCTACTACGCCGACTACGCCCATGCACCGCTGGACGGGCTCGCGCACAGCTTCGCGGGCGGCTATGTCTTCGCGCCCTCGCACCGTGATGGGGATGGCCGGCGCCTGGAGCGGACACCTGCCGCGCCCCAGCCACTGGCCACGATGGTGAATTTCTGCGGCAACCACGACCAGATCGGCAACCGCGCCTTCGGCGAGCGCCTCTCGCACCTGGTGCCGCAGCCCGCCGCCGAACTGGCGCTGCTGTCCGCGCTGCTGACGCCCGCCACGCCGCTGGTGTTCATGGGCGACGAATTCGGCGCGGAAACACCGTTCCTGTACTTCGCCGACTGGACAGGCGAGCTCCGCGAGGCGGTGCGCCAGGGACGCCAGCGCGAATTCCGGCTCGAAGCCGGTTCCGGCAGGGAACTGCCCGACCCCTGCGACGCCGCCACCCTCGAACGCAGCCGCCTCGACTGGCGCCAGGCGGAAGGCCCCGCAGGACAGGAGCGGCTCGCGCTGGTCCGCGCGGCCCTGTCCGCGCGCCGGCAGTGGATTGCTCCGCGCCTGTGCCGGCTGCGCTCCGGAACGCACACGGCGCGCCGCGTGGGAGCGGCCGGGCTGCAGGTGGAATGGGACTACGACGATGGAGCACGCCTCGTGATGCAGATGAACCTGGGCACGGAATCCGTGGATGAGGACCCCGGGCAGGGGACCAGCGCGTCCGGCACGCCCGTCTTCCAGCACCGCTGGGAAGGCGGTGGCGCCTGGGCCCCGTGGTCCGCGCGGTGGATGCTGCAGGAGGTGCCCGCATGA